The Rhododendron vialii isolate Sample 1 chromosome 8a, ASM3025357v1 genome has a window encoding:
- the LOC131298854 gene encoding protein MICRORCHIDIA 6-like — protein MLDPGKGQREGGKNETLWWNSRMEKFTRYQGLIQATHQKGVKQAPHSNENPLQELEFTSLMQENKKLRSKLLELERGVEDLNLKVQQLWSELGDLESEYARMLAELGAIHD, from the exons ATGTTGGATCCTGGCAAG GGCCAAAGGGAAGGAGGAAAGAACGAAACCCTATGGTGGAACTCGAGAATGGAAAAATTCACAAGGTATCAAGGTCTTATTCAAGCGACACACCAAAAGGGAGTAAAACAG GCTCCCCACAGCAATGAAAATCCGTTGCAGGAGCTAGAGTTTACCAGCCTGatgcaagaaaataagaaacTCCGTTCGAA GTTACTGGAATTGGAGAGAGGGGTGGAAGATCTTAATCTAAAG GTGCAACAACTTTGGAGCGAACTTGGTGATCTCGAGTCTGAGTACGCGAGAATGTTGGCTGAATTGGGCGCTATACATGATTAG
- the LOC131298853 gene encoding UPF0481 protein At3g47200-like isoform X2 — translation MRNEPERVELLDDGSSSSEVESVLDVQQWTTNRANQEWVVQIRNESERVKLLDDGSISTALDRYSKKRSIFKVPALLKNLNDKAYEPQMVSFGPYHYGKEHLMPMEKRKLNTLLHFLKRSEKPLESYFNALVPVVQDLKDFYDALHPSWNADTCGFLKLMVLDGCFMLRILGGNLSEYWPGPVFGDMETAGFKRDMLLLENQLPMLVLAKIDQVQNGGELRQEFIQNRVAVRYFGIWPRPVGKALHVLDMYRKTLIWDVRYVSENPPTFSGQTHAFSSAIELTEAGIRLEAGETISFHKDDGVLRLPRLEVDHATESIFLNLIAFDGLHAWGFQGEVTSFIYFMRQLIQSPRDVRLLISSRILENGIGSDEAIIQLFDSLSKEVPILNPFTSKMFNDVYEPILDYRRKPQNRLRANLVQAYHESTNWSPLAYLSILAAILLFILSFLQTCYSQAHRR, via the exons ATGAGAAACGAACCCGAACGAGTCGAGCTCTTGGATGATGGTTCAAGTTCGAGTGAAGTTGAGTCCGTGCTGGATGTGCAGCAGTGGACTACTAATCGGGCAAATCAGGAGTGGGTCGTACAGATAAGAAACGAATCCGAGCGAGTCAAGCTCTTGGATGATGGTTCGATTTCGACAGCGCTGGATCGCTACTCGAAGAAGCGATCCATCTTCAAAGTGCCGGCTCTCCTGAAAAACCTAAACGACAAAGCCTACGAACCTCAAATGGTGTCCTTTGGTCCTTACCATTATGGGAAGGAACATTTGATGCCAATGGAGAAGCGCAAGCTCAACACGCTCCTCCATTTTCTCAAGAGATCAGAGAAGCCTCTCGAATCATATTTCAATGCTCTGGTCCCAGTGGTCCAAGATTTGAAAGACTTTTACGATGCACTCCATCCTTCTTGGAATGCGGATACCTGCGGATTCTTGAAGCTAATGGTCCTAGATGGCTGCTTCATGCTCCGTATCTTGGGTGGGAATTTATCGGAATATTGGCCTGGACCAGTTTTTGGTGACATGGAAACTGCTGGTTTCAAGCGCGACATGCTCCTTCTTGAAAATCAACTGCCCATGCTTGTTCTCGCAAAGATCGATCAAGTGCAAAAC GGTGGTGAGCTACGCCAGGAGTTCATCCAAAATCGTGTCGCCGTACGTTACTTCGGCATTTGGCCACGGCCAGTGGGGAAAGCCTTGCACGTATTGGACATGTATAGAAAGACCCTAATTTGGGATGTGAGATATGTCTCCGAAAACCCCCCGACTTTTTCTGGCCAAACACATGCATTCTCGTCAGCAATTGAACTTACGGAAGCCGGGATCAGGTTGGAAGCGGGGGAGACAATCTCGTTCCACAAGGACGATGGGGTCCTGAGACTCCCACGCTTGGAGGTGGACCATGCCACGGAATCAATATTTCTAAACTTGATAGCTTTTGACGGCCTCCATGCTTGGGGCTTTCAGGGCGAAGTGACTTCCTTTATTTACTTCATGCGGCAGTTGATACAAAGCCCTAGAGATGTCCGCTTGTTGATATCCAGTCGTATCTTAGAAAATGGTATCGGAAGTGACGAAGCTATCATCCAACTCTTCGACTCGCTCTCTAAGGAAGTACCGATCCTCAACCCATTTACTTCGAAAATGTTTAATGATGTGTATGAACCAATCCTGGACTACCGCCGCAAGCCACAGAATAGACTCCGTGCAAATCTTGTTCAGGCCTACCACGAGAGTACCAATTGGAGTCCCTTGGCTTATTTGTCTATCCTTGCCGCCATTCTCCTTTTCATCCTCTCCTTTCTTCAAACTTG CTATTCACAAGCACACCGAAGATGA
- the LOC131298853 gene encoding UPF0481 protein At3g47200-like isoform X1 has translation MRNEPERVELLDDGSSSSEVESVLDVQQWTTNRANQEWVVQIRNESERVKLLDDGSISTALDRYSKKRSIFKVPALLKNLNDKAYEPQMVSFGPYHYGKEHLMPMEKRKLNTLLHFLKRSEKPLESYFNALVPVVQDLKDFYDALHPSWNADTCGFLKLMVLDGCFMLRILGGNLSEYWPGPVFGDMETAGFKRDMLLLENQLPMLVLAKIDQVQNGGELRQEFIQNRVAVRYFGIWPRPVGKALHVLDMYRKTLIWDVRYVSENPPTFSGQTHAFSSAIELTEAGIRLEAGETISFHKDDGVLRLPRLEVDHATESIFLNLIAFDGLHAWGFQGEVTSFIYFMRQLIQSPRDVRLLISSRILENGIGSDEAIIQLFDSLSKEVPILNPFTSKMFNDVYEPILDYRRKPQNRLRANLVQAYHESTNWSPLAYLSILAAILLFILSFLQTWYTIYPYYRPRK, from the exons ATGAGAAACGAACCCGAACGAGTCGAGCTCTTGGATGATGGTTCAAGTTCGAGTGAAGTTGAGTCCGTGCTGGATGTGCAGCAGTGGACTACTAATCGGGCAAATCAGGAGTGGGTCGTACAGATAAGAAACGAATCCGAGCGAGTCAAGCTCTTGGATGATGGTTCGATTTCGACAGCGCTGGATCGCTACTCGAAGAAGCGATCCATCTTCAAAGTGCCGGCTCTCCTGAAAAACCTAAACGACAAAGCCTACGAACCTCAAATGGTGTCCTTTGGTCCTTACCATTATGGGAAGGAACATTTGATGCCAATGGAGAAGCGCAAGCTCAACACGCTCCTCCATTTTCTCAAGAGATCAGAGAAGCCTCTCGAATCATATTTCAATGCTCTGGTCCCAGTGGTCCAAGATTTGAAAGACTTTTACGATGCACTCCATCCTTCTTGGAATGCGGATACCTGCGGATTCTTGAAGCTAATGGTCCTAGATGGCTGCTTCATGCTCCGTATCTTGGGTGGGAATTTATCGGAATATTGGCCTGGACCAGTTTTTGGTGACATGGAAACTGCTGGTTTCAAGCGCGACATGCTCCTTCTTGAAAATCAACTGCCCATGCTTGTTCTCGCAAAGATCGATCAAGTGCAAAAC GGTGGTGAGCTACGCCAGGAGTTCATCCAAAATCGTGTCGCCGTACGTTACTTCGGCATTTGGCCACGGCCAGTGGGGAAAGCCTTGCACGTATTGGACATGTATAGAAAGACCCTAATTTGGGATGTGAGATATGTCTCCGAAAACCCCCCGACTTTTTCTGGCCAAACACATGCATTCTCGTCAGCAATTGAACTTACGGAAGCCGGGATCAGGTTGGAAGCGGGGGAGACAATCTCGTTCCACAAGGACGATGGGGTCCTGAGACTCCCACGCTTGGAGGTGGACCATGCCACGGAATCAATATTTCTAAACTTGATAGCTTTTGACGGCCTCCATGCTTGGGGCTTTCAGGGCGAAGTGACTTCCTTTATTTACTTCATGCGGCAGTTGATACAAAGCCCTAGAGATGTCCGCTTGTTGATATCCAGTCGTATCTTAGAAAATGGTATCGGAAGTGACGAAGCTATCATCCAACTCTTCGACTCGCTCTCTAAGGAAGTACCGATCCTCAACCCATTTACTTCGAAAATGTTTAATGATGTGTATGAACCAATCCTGGACTACCGCCGCAAGCCACAGAATAGACTCCGTGCAAATCTTGTTCAGGCCTACCACGAGAGTACCAATTGGAGTCCCTTGGCTTATTTGTCTATCCTTGCCGCCATTCTCCTTTTCATCCTCTCCTTTCTTCAAACTTGGTACACCATCTATCCATATTACCGTCCACGCAAATAA
- the LOC131298855 gene encoding protein MICRORCHIDIA 6-like, protein MNPILCAPQSNENQLQELEFTSLMQENKKLRSKLLELERGEEDLNLKAQQLWSGLGDLESEYMGMLVELGVIQRLKTQEIQWMSLSSSFFASREHDVL, encoded by the exons ATGAATCCCATCTTATGC GCTCCACAGAGCAATGAAAATCAGTTGCAGGAGCTAGAGTTTACCAGCCTGatgcaagaaaataagaaacTCCGTTCGAA GTTACTGGAATTGGAGAGAGGGGAGGAAGATCTTAATCTAAAG GCGCAACAACTTTGGAGCGGACTTGGTGATCTCGAGTCTGAGTACATGGGAATGTTGGTTGAATTGGGCGTTATACAACGATTAAAGACGCAAGAAATACAATGGATGagtctctcttcttctttttttgcatcTAGAGAGCATGATGTTTTGTAG
- the LOC131298852 gene encoding protein MICRORCHIDIA 6-like isoform X3: MSSANVVELSADDMIGKSRGKKSKRRLDSALGTIEHEWNTQTKSKKVRRKSKMRQEPEENIVSVASSTIQNDSSALDQGPSPVDESSPSIPAFGPAPICRQFWKAGNYDMGEGSKTQHQTIAELLDNAVDEVRNGATSVVVDKTTNPRDGSPALLIQDDGGGMDPKTIRRCMSFGFSDKKTKCSIGQYGNGFKTSSMRLGADVIVFARRLKKRTVSQSVGLLSYTFLRQSGHDRIVVPLLDYEFNPSTEKLGPIFSYGKEHFSSNLSVLLQWSPYSTEEMLLKQSSGQFDDIGHHGTKIVIYNLWLNDNGDMELDLNFDVEDIRVNADSKLLQAGSLKTSASDHHIANLYPFSLRVYSSFLYLRLPQEFKIILRGRVVEHHNIADDIKFPEFILYKPHGQSKEAAVVTTIGFLKDAPRMKFHGFNVYHKNSLILPFWRVKHATNNTARGVVGEY; the protein is encoded by the exons ATGAGCTCTGCCAACGTTGTAGAGTTGTCTGCTGATGACATGATTGGCAAGTcaagagggaaaaaaagtaaaaggagGCTGGATTCTGCCTTGGGAACAATCGAACATGAATGGAATACCCAGACTAAGAGCAAGAAAGTTCGCCGAAAATCTAAAATGCGACAAGAACCCGAGGAAAACATAGTCTCAGTTGCAAGTAGTACAATTCAAAATGACTCAAGTGCTTTAGATCAAGGGCCTTCACCGGTTGATGAGTCAAGCCCTTCTATTCCTGCTTTTGGTCCAGCTCCAATTTGTCGGCAATTTTGGAAAGCTGGGAACTACGACATGGGAGAGGGTTCTAAAACCCAGCATCAAA CTATAGCAGAGTTGCTTGACAATGCAGTTGACGAG GTACGAAATGGGGCTACTTCTGTTGTTGTAGACAAGACTACAAATCCACGAGATGGAAGCCCAGCTTTGCTCATTCAAG atgatggtggtggaatggATCCGAAAACTATAAGGCGTTGTATGAGCTTTGGATTTTCTGATAAGAAAACGAAATGCTCCATTGGGCAGT ATGGAAATGGGTTCAAGACAAGTTCTATGAGACTTGGAGCAGATGTTATTGTGTTTGCCCGTCGCTTGAAAAAGAG GACAGTGTCTCAAAGCGTTGGACTCCTCTCATACACATTTTTAAGACAATCAGGACACGACAGAATAGTAGTGCCACTG TTGGATTATGAGTTCAATCCATCAACTGAGAAGTTGGGACCCATATTTTCTTACGGCAAGGAACATTTTTCGTCCAATCTGTCGGTTCTGCTGCAGTGGTCTCCATATTCAACGGAAGAAATGCTGTTGAAACAG TCCAGTGGGCAGTTTGATGACATAGGGCATCATGGAACAAAGATCGTTATATACAATCTTTGGTTGAACGACAATGGAGATATGGAGCTAGATTTAAATTTTGATGTGGAA GATATTCGTGTGAATGCAGACTCAAAGCTGCTTCAGGCTGGTTCCTTGAAAACTTCAGCTTCTGACCACCATATAGCTAACCTTTACCCTTTTTCACTCCGT GTATATTCCTCCTTTTTATACCTAAGGCTTCCTCAAGAATTCAAAATAATTCTTCGGGGACGAGTTGTGGAACATCATAATATTGCCGATGATATCAAATTTCCTGAGTTTATACTGTACAAGCCTCATGGTCAGAGCAAGGAG GCTGCAGTTGTTACTACTATTGGATTTTTGAAGGATGCTCCTCGTATGAAATTCCATGGGTTTAATGTCTACCACAAGAACAGTCTTATATTG CCATTTTGGCGTGTCAAGCATGCAACCAACAATACTGCGAGAGGAGTTGTTGGTGAATACTGA
- the LOC131298852 gene encoding protein MICRORCHIDIA 6-like isoform X2 — MSSANVVELSADDMIGKSRGKKSKRRLDSALGTIEHEWNTQTKSKKVRRKSKMRQEPEENIVSVASSTIQNDSSALDQGPSPVDESSPSIPAFGPAPICRQFWKAGNYDMGEGSKTQHQKGANHLHVHPMFLHSNATSHKWAFGAIAELLDNAVDEVRNGATSVVVDKTTNPRDGSPALLIQDDGGGMDPKTIRRCMSFGFSDKKTKCSIGQYGNGFKTSSMRLGADVIVFARRLKKRTVSQSVGLLSYTFLRQSGHDRIVVPLLDYEFNPSTEKLGPIFSYGKEHFSSNLSVLLQWSPYSTEEMLLKQFDDIGHHGTKIVIYNLWLNDNGDMELDLNFDVEDIRVNADSKLLQAGSLKTSASDHHIANLYPFSLRVYSSFLYLRLPQEFKIILRGRVVEHHNIADDIKFPEFILYKPHGQSKEAAVVTTIGFLKDAPRMKFHGFNVYHKNSLILPFWRVKHATNNTARGVVGEY, encoded by the exons ATGAGCTCTGCCAACGTTGTAGAGTTGTCTGCTGATGACATGATTGGCAAGTcaagagggaaaaaaagtaaaaggagGCTGGATTCTGCCTTGGGAACAATCGAACATGAATGGAATACCCAGACTAAGAGCAAGAAAGTTCGCCGAAAATCTAAAATGCGACAAGAACCCGAGGAAAACATAGTCTCAGTTGCAAGTAGTACAATTCAAAATGACTCAAGTGCTTTAGATCAAGGGCCTTCACCGGTTGATGAGTCAAGCCCTTCTATTCCTGCTTTTGGTCCAGCTCCAATTTGTCGGCAATTTTGGAAAGCTGGGAACTACGACATGGGAGAGGGTTCTAAAACCCAGCATCAAA AAGGGGCGAATCATTTACATGTCCACCCAATGTTCCTTCACTCAAATGCCACCTCACATAAGTGGGCATTCGGTG CTATAGCAGAGTTGCTTGACAATGCAGTTGACGAG GTACGAAATGGGGCTACTTCTGTTGTTGTAGACAAGACTACAAATCCACGAGATGGAAGCCCAGCTTTGCTCATTCAAG atgatggtggtggaatggATCCGAAAACTATAAGGCGTTGTATGAGCTTTGGATTTTCTGATAAGAAAACGAAATGCTCCATTGGGCAGT ATGGAAATGGGTTCAAGACAAGTTCTATGAGACTTGGAGCAGATGTTATTGTGTTTGCCCGTCGCTTGAAAAAGAG GACAGTGTCTCAAAGCGTTGGACTCCTCTCATACACATTTTTAAGACAATCAGGACACGACAGAATAGTAGTGCCACTG TTGGATTATGAGTTCAATCCATCAACTGAGAAGTTGGGACCCATATTTTCTTACGGCAAGGAACATTTTTCGTCCAATCTGTCGGTTCTGCTGCAGTGGTCTCCATATTCAACGGAAGAAATGCTGTTGAAACAG TTTGATGACATAGGGCATCATGGAACAAAGATCGTTATATACAATCTTTGGTTGAACGACAATGGAGATATGGAGCTAGATTTAAATTTTGATGTGGAA GATATTCGTGTGAATGCAGACTCAAAGCTGCTTCAGGCTGGTTCCTTGAAAACTTCAGCTTCTGACCACCATATAGCTAACCTTTACCCTTTTTCACTCCGT GTATATTCCTCCTTTTTATACCTAAGGCTTCCTCAAGAATTCAAAATAATTCTTCGGGGACGAGTTGTGGAACATCATAATATTGCCGATGATATCAAATTTCCTGAGTTTATACTGTACAAGCCTCATGGTCAGAGCAAGGAG GCTGCAGTTGTTACTACTATTGGATTTTTGAAGGATGCTCCTCGTATGAAATTCCATGGGTTTAATGTCTACCACAAGAACAGTCTTATATTG CCATTTTGGCGTGTCAAGCATGCAACCAACAATACTGCGAGAGGAGTTGTTGGTGAATACTGA
- the LOC131298852 gene encoding protein MICRORCHIDIA 6-like isoform X1: MSSANVVELSADDMIGKSRGKKSKRRLDSALGTIEHEWNTQTKSKKVRRKSKMRQEPEENIVSVASSTIQNDSSALDQGPSPVDESSPSIPAFGPAPICRQFWKAGNYDMGEGSKTQHQKGANHLHVHPMFLHSNATSHKWAFGAIAELLDNAVDEVRNGATSVVVDKTTNPRDGSPALLIQDDGGGMDPKTIRRCMSFGFSDKKTKCSIGQYGNGFKTSSMRLGADVIVFARRLKKRTVSQSVGLLSYTFLRQSGHDRIVVPLLDYEFNPSTEKLGPIFSYGKEHFSSNLSVLLQWSPYSTEEMLLKQSSGQFDDIGHHGTKIVIYNLWLNDNGDMELDLNFDVEDIRVNADSKLLQAGSLKTSASDHHIANLYPFSLRVYSSFLYLRLPQEFKIILRGRVVEHHNIADDIKFPEFILYKPHGQSKEAAVVTTIGFLKDAPRMKFHGFNVYHKNSLILPFWRVKHATNNTARGVVGEY, from the exons ATGAGCTCTGCCAACGTTGTAGAGTTGTCTGCTGATGACATGATTGGCAAGTcaagagggaaaaaaagtaaaaggagGCTGGATTCTGCCTTGGGAACAATCGAACATGAATGGAATACCCAGACTAAGAGCAAGAAAGTTCGCCGAAAATCTAAAATGCGACAAGAACCCGAGGAAAACATAGTCTCAGTTGCAAGTAGTACAATTCAAAATGACTCAAGTGCTTTAGATCAAGGGCCTTCACCGGTTGATGAGTCAAGCCCTTCTATTCCTGCTTTTGGTCCAGCTCCAATTTGTCGGCAATTTTGGAAAGCTGGGAACTACGACATGGGAGAGGGTTCTAAAACCCAGCATCAAA AAGGGGCGAATCATTTACATGTCCACCCAATGTTCCTTCACTCAAATGCCACCTCACATAAGTGGGCATTCGGTG CTATAGCAGAGTTGCTTGACAATGCAGTTGACGAG GTACGAAATGGGGCTACTTCTGTTGTTGTAGACAAGACTACAAATCCACGAGATGGAAGCCCAGCTTTGCTCATTCAAG atgatggtggtggaatggATCCGAAAACTATAAGGCGTTGTATGAGCTTTGGATTTTCTGATAAGAAAACGAAATGCTCCATTGGGCAGT ATGGAAATGGGTTCAAGACAAGTTCTATGAGACTTGGAGCAGATGTTATTGTGTTTGCCCGTCGCTTGAAAAAGAG GACAGTGTCTCAAAGCGTTGGACTCCTCTCATACACATTTTTAAGACAATCAGGACACGACAGAATAGTAGTGCCACTG TTGGATTATGAGTTCAATCCATCAACTGAGAAGTTGGGACCCATATTTTCTTACGGCAAGGAACATTTTTCGTCCAATCTGTCGGTTCTGCTGCAGTGGTCTCCATATTCAACGGAAGAAATGCTGTTGAAACAG TCCAGTGGGCAGTTTGATGACATAGGGCATCATGGAACAAAGATCGTTATATACAATCTTTGGTTGAACGACAATGGAGATATGGAGCTAGATTTAAATTTTGATGTGGAA GATATTCGTGTGAATGCAGACTCAAAGCTGCTTCAGGCTGGTTCCTTGAAAACTTCAGCTTCTGACCACCATATAGCTAACCTTTACCCTTTTTCACTCCGT GTATATTCCTCCTTTTTATACCTAAGGCTTCCTCAAGAATTCAAAATAATTCTTCGGGGACGAGTTGTGGAACATCATAATATTGCCGATGATATCAAATTTCCTGAGTTTATACTGTACAAGCCTCATGGTCAGAGCAAGGAG GCTGCAGTTGTTACTACTATTGGATTTTTGAAGGATGCTCCTCGTATGAAATTCCATGGGTTTAATGTCTACCACAAGAACAGTCTTATATTG CCATTTTGGCGTGTCAAGCATGCAACCAACAATACTGCGAGAGGAGTTGTTGGTGAATACTGA